GTGGCTGAGGAAGGGCGAGCCGGTGACGTTGAGCGCATTCCAAAGGTTGGCCGCAATGTCGTCGATGGCGGTGTGGAAGCGGCAGTGCATCGCGGGCCTCAGGGACGGCGCCACACGCTGGCCAGCCACGGTTGCTGCTCGCGTGGCAGGCCCGGCGGGCGGTAGTAGTGTTCCAGCGGGGCAAAGCCGGCGGCCTGCAACAGCGCCTGCCATTGCGGCCAACTGTGCCAGCAGCCGTAGCGCTCGCCCTGCCAGCCTTCCTCGCCGTTGCCGCGCGGATTGGAGCAGAACAGCACGCCGCCGGGCTTGAGGGTGGCGAACAACTGCGCCAGCACCCGCGGCAGCTCGGCACTAGGGATGTGGAACAGCGCGGCATTGGCGAACACGCCGTCGAAGTGCGCCGCCGGCAGTTGCAGCTGCAGGAAGTCCTGCTGCCATACCTCGCAGCCGCTGTACTCGCGCGCCATCGCTACGAAGCGCGCCGCGCCGTCCAGCCCGATCGCCCGGTGGCCGAGGTCATGAAACGTCTTCAGGTCGCGCCCCGGGCCGCAGCCGAAATCGAGGATGGTCTGTGGCGCCGGCGGCAGGTGGCGCAGCAGGCTGGCGATGTTCTGGCTGACGTCGTGGTCGCGGGTGCCTTGCCAGAAGTCGTCGGCGTTGCGCTGGTAGTGCGCCAGCGTGCGCTGGCTGATGCGCGGATCGGTTGCCATGGCGGACGGATGGGGGTGGTGGTGATGGCCGATTGTAAGCGCTGTCGCCCGGCAGTGGGCAGGCGTGGCGCGCCTGTTCTGCTAAACTAGCGCGATTTCCACCTTGCCGGACGTAATCGTCATGCATGTCAGCTTTCAACACCGCCGCCAGCGCCTGCTGGCGCAACTGGGCGACGCAATCGCCATCCTGCCCACCGCGCCGGAAGTGATCCGCAACGCCGATGCCCACTATCCCTACCGTGGCGACAGCCATTTCCTGTACCTGACCGGCTTTAGCGAGCCGGAAGCGGTGCTGGTGCTGGACGGCAAGGCCGGCAAGGCGCTGCTGTTCTGTCGCGACAAGAATCCGGACAGCGAGATCTGGGACGGCTTCCGCTATGGCCCGGCTGCGGCGGCGGAGGCGTTCGGCTTTGACGAGGCGTACAGCATCGGCGAGCTGGACCAGCGCCTGCCACCGTTGCTGGCCGACCACGCGGCGTTGTACTGGGCGGTGGGGCGCGACACCGGCTGGGATGCGCACATCGCCGGCTATCTGCAGCAGGCACGGCTGCAGGCGCGCGTCGGCAAGGACGCGCCGCAGCAGTACGGCGATCTGCTGGCGCTGATCGACGAGATGCGCCTGATCAAAGACGAGCGTGAAATCGCCGTGTTACAACAGGCCGGCCGCATTTCCGCCGAAGCGCACGTCCGCGCGATGCAGGCCTGTCGCCCCGGCATGATGGAGTACCAGATCGAGGCCGAGCTGCTGCATCACTTCGTGCGCCACGGCGCGCGGCAGCCGGCGTACGAGAGCATCGTCGCCGGCGGCGCCAACGCCTGCACGCTGCACTATGCGGCCAACAATGCCCGCCTCAACGACGGCGATCTGCTATTGATCGATGCCGGCTGCGAGTTCAACGGCTACGCTGGAGACATCACCCGCACCTTTCCGGTCAACGGCCGTTTCAGCGGCGCGCAGCGCGACGTGTACGAGGTGGTGCTGGCGGCGCAGCTGGCGGCGATTGCCGCGGTACAGCCCGGCGCGCGGCTGGATGCGCCGGCCGACGCCGCGCTGCAGGTGCTGGTGCAGGGCATGCTGGACCTGAAACTGCTGGCCGGCAGCGTGGCCGGGGTGATCGAATCCGGCGACTACCGCCGCTTCTACATGCACGGCATCGGCCATTTCATCGGCCTGGACGTGCACGATGTCGGCGCTCGCCGTCCGGGCGGGCAGTGGCGCAGTTTCCAGAGCGGCATGTGCACCACCATCGAGCCGGGGCTGTACATCCGCCCGGACGACCGCGTGCCGGTGGCGTTCCACAACATCGGCATCCGGATTGAAGACAACGTGCTGGTGACCGACGACGGCCACCAGGTGTACTCCGACGACGTACCGAAGCGCATCGACGACATCGAAGCGCTGATGAAACAACATTGACTCCGAACGAGGCCGCCGCGAGAGGCGGAACGAGCATGCAAGGCGTACCCGAACATAGTGAGATTGTCATCGTTGGCGGCGGGCCGGTCGGCGCGCTGGCGGCATTGCGGCTGGCGCAGGCCGGCCGTGACGTGACGCTGATCGAGGCACGGGCCAAGGATGCGCCGCTGCGCGATGCGCGAGCGCTGGCGCTGTCGTGGTACAGCCGCCAGCAGCTGGCCGCCGCCGGCGCCTGGCCGGACGAGCTGCCGGCGACGGTGATCGACAGCGTGCACGTGTCGCAGCAGGGCGGTTTCGGCCGCACCGTGCTGACGCAGCAGGATCTGGGCCTGCCGCATCTGGGCGCGGTGGTGGACTATCCGGCGCTGACCGCGGCGCTGGCAACGGCGCTGGAGCAGGCCGGCGTGCGCGTGCTGTGGCAGGCGCGGGTGAGCAAGGTCGCGTCGCTGGCGCGCTACGCCAGCGTGTCGCTGACCCTGCACGAACAGCAGCATCTGCTGACCTGCCGGCTGCTGGTGCTGGCCGAGGGCGGCGCGCTGGCGGAATCGCTGCCCGGCATCCAGCGCCATGTGCACGACTATCAGCAAAGCGCGGTGCTGGCGATGGTCAATGCCAGTCAGCCGCACCGCAATATGGCGTACGAGCGCTTCTCGGCGCAGGGGCCGTTTGCGCTGCTGCCGCACGGCGAACAGATGATGCTGGTGTGGACGCGCAGCCACGACGAGGCGGCACGACTGCACGCCGCCGACGGCAGCGTGCTGCTGGCCGAACTGCAGCAGGCCTTCGGCGAGCGGCTGGGCAAGTTTGTCAGCGTCGGCGAACGCGCGGTGTTCCCGCTGGCGCTGCGACAGCTCAACAGCGTGCACAGCGGCCGCGTGGTGATGATCGGCAATGCGGCGCAGACCATGCACCCGGTGGCGGCGCAGGGTTTCAACCTCGGCCTGCGCGATGCGGTCGGGCTGGTGGCGGCGCTAGAGGGTGCCGCTGATCCGGGCGATGCCGCGCTGCTGCGCCGCTACGGTGCCGCGCGCCGCGTCGACAGCCACGCGGTGGTCGGCTTCACCCACGGCCTGGTGCGGCTGTTTGACGGCCAAGGCATCGCGGTGAAGGCGCTGCGCGGGCTGGGCATGAGCGCCATCGATGCGGTACCGCCGCTGCGCAAGGCGTTTGCCGGGCATCTGGTATTCGGTGTCGGCGTCTGATGCGGCCAACGTTGGCCGCAAGCATCGGCAGCCGGACACAACTGAAAGAGAAACATGTCGGACAAGTTTGACGTAATCGTGGTCGGTGGCGGGCTGGTCGGCGCCGCGCTGGCGCTGGCGCTGGATAAGCAGGGCAAGCGGGTGGCGCTGGTCGAAGGCCAGGCCGAACGCTTTGATGTGCTGGAGCTGGGCTGGGATGCGCGCATCTATGCGGTCAGCCCCGCCAACCGCGCCTTCTTGCAGCAGCTGGGCGCGTGGCCGGATGCTTCGCGCTTGGGTGTGATCGGCAGCATGGACGTCCGTGGCGATCAGGGCGGTCAGATCGCCTTTTCCGCCGCCGATGCCGGCGCCGAGGCGCTGGCGTGGATCGCGGAAAACCGCTGGATGCTGGCCGCGATCTGGCAGCGGCTGCAGCAGGCCAGCGGTGTCGAATTGCTGAGCGGGGTGCGGCCGCAGCTGCTGCGCCACAGCGCGCTCGCAGCGGCGATCGTGCTCGACGACGGTCGCGAGCTGCAGGCGCAGCTGATCGTCGGCGCCGACGGTGCCAACTCGTGGGTGCGGCAGCAGAGCGGCATCGCCGCCAGCATCAAGCCCTACGGTCACAGCGGCGTGGTGGCCAACTTCGCCTGCGAGCGGCCGCACGGCAATATCGCGCGGCAGTGGTTCCTCGGCGACGGCATCCTCGCCTGGCTGCCGATGCCGGGCAACCGTATCTCGATGGTGTGGTCGACCAGCCAGCCGGAGCCGCTGCTGGCGCTGGATGGCGCACGGCTGGCGGCTGCGGTGGCCGCGGCCGGTGACCATGCGCTGGGCGAACTGACGCTGCTGTCGCCGGCGGCGGCCTTCCCGCTGCGCCTGATCACGCCGGACAACGTGATCGCGGAGCGGGTGGCGCTGGTCGGCGATGCCGCCCATACCGTGCATCCGCTGGCCGGACAGGGCGTCAACCTCGGCTTCCAGGATGCGGCAAGGTTGGCCGCAGTGCTGGCCGGCGCCCGCGATTGCGGCGAATGGCTGACGCTGCGCCGCTACGAACGAACGCGCAAGGAAGCGGTCAGAACCATGCAACTGACCTGCGACGCACTGTTTCAGCTGTTCCATGCCAAGCAGGCACCCGGTCTCGCCTGGCTGCGCAACGCCGGCCTCAACCTGACCAACCGCCTGCCCCTGATCAAAAAACAACTGGCCCGCCACGCGGTGGGTTTTTAACCAGAAGAAAGCACAACCATGATTCTGCCAATGCGCCGTCTTGCCCTCGCCACCCTGATGATGCCCTTGCTGGCCTGCTCCGCCTCCGCCGAGACGCCGGACCAGGTGCGCGCCGCCTTCAAGAGCAAGTTTCCGCAGCACGAAGTCAGCAGCGTGCAGCCGGCGCCGGTGGCGGGGCTGTTCGAGGTGGTGGTGAAGATGAAGCAGCAGCAGCAGGGGCGCGCGCAGTACAGCGTGGTGTATACCGACGCCTCGGTGGAGCACCTGATCACCGGCGACCTGATCGACACCAAGACCCGCACCAGCGTGACCGAAGAACGTCTGGCGGAGCTGAACAAGGTGACCGTGGAGTGGGCCAAGCTGCCGCTGGACAAGGCCATCAAGGAAGTGCGCGGCAAGGGTGAGCGCAAGCTGGTGGTGTTCTCCGATCCGGATTGCCCGTTCTGCAAGAAGCTGGAGCGCGAGTCGCTGAGCCAGCTGGACAACGTGACGGTGTATACCTTCCTCTACCCGCTGGCACAGCTGCATCCGGATGCGCCGCGCAAATCGCGCCAGATCTGGTGCAGCAGTGACCGTGCGGCAAGCTGGCTGAGTTTCATGCGCCAGAGCAAGGCGCTGAGCGGCAGCGACAAGTGCGCGACGCCGCTGGCCGAAATCGCGGCGCTGGGTGAACGCCTCGGGATCAGCGGCACCCCGGCGCTGGTGTTCCCGAACGGTGAACTGGTGGCCGGCGCCATTCCGCTGGCGGAAATCGAGCGTCATCTGGCGGCAAAATAAAGCACGCTAGCTGTGCAAGGGCGGGAAAGTGTTTGCCGGCATGGTGACCGACCGTGCGGCAAGGCTTTCCCGTTTTGCTTGTGTGCTTTTTATTTCAAATGCATGAGGTGTTGAATAAAGAAATAGTGCATTTTGATTTATGCATATTAGTTATTTGTGCTGGCTTGTTGCGATTTGTAGCGCCAGCACAGGTACTTTTAAATCACCGTTGACAATGATGACGGGCCAACTAGGCTAAAAACAGTGGCGGCAAGGGGCAAGGGCAGACTTCGGGCCGGCTATTGCCGATAAACCCAGTATGCGCTGCGGATGGAGTCGCGCGCTGGTGGCTGGTTTTCGGCTGTGACCACGCATTTTTGCTGCTGTTTTGCACTCAAGCTGGCAAAATTCATTACACTGCTGCAGTGAGCGCATTGTTTTTAAAGCTGTTTTATAGAAATTTCAATTGCTGCCATGGCTTCCTGCGGCGTGATGCTTCGCATTCAACCGGAATTGAGCGTAATTTATGACGTTGATAAAAAAATCGATGACGATAAGCAAAGGTTTTACCCTGATTGAATTGCTGCTGGTGGTGGCGGTCGTCGGCATCCTGGCCGCGATTGCCATGCCGGCCTATTCCGGCTACATCCAGAAAAGCCGGCGTACCGATGCGACGGTGGCGATACGCGCGGTCCAGTTCGCGCAGGAGAAGTATCGCGGCAACAACACCAGTTACGGCACGCTGGCTCAGATCGGCATGCCGGCGACGACTGAGAGTGGCTATTACACCATTGCCGTCAGCAGCGCCACAGCCACCGGCTATGTGGTGACGGCCACGGCAGTTTCCGGCAAATCACAGGCCACGGATTCCGACTGCACCGCGATCCAGCTGCAGCAAGCGGCAGGCAGCATCACCACCACGCCTAGCGCGTGCTGGAGCAAGTGACATGAAGCATCCGGCTAGTACGGCAGCAGGTGTTGGCCGGGGCTTTACCCTGATCGAGCTGGTGGTGGTGCTGGCCATCACTGGCATTCTGATGGTGATGGCGGTGCCGGTGCTGAATGAGCAGATCGACAAGCGCCGGCTGGTGGCGGTTGCCGATGCCATCTATGGCGACATGCAATATGCGCGCTCGGAAGCCATCCGCAATAACCAGAATGTGCAGATCAGCTTCAGCAGTGGCGCCAGCTGGTGCTACGGCATGATCTTGGGGGCGACGGCTTGCGACTGTTCGGTGGTGGCCAGCTCCAGTACCGGTTATTGCGCGCTGAAACGGGTGGACTATCTGGACTTCCAGAAGGTATCGATCCCGGCTTCGGCGGGGATCAGTTTCAGCGGCAACAAGACAGGGTTCGACCCCGTGCGCGGCGTAGCACTGGGTACCGGTCACGTGATCATGGAATCGGCACTGGGCAAGCAGGCGCAGGTGAACTTGGCGCTGCTTGGCCGCATCAGTGTCTGCGCGCCGGCAAGTGTCGGGCTAACGGGAACCTATCCGGCATGTTGAAACCTACTCGGCAGCGCGGCTTCACCCTGATCGAGCTGATGGTGGCGCTGGTAATCGGCCTGGTGTTGATGCTGGGGCTGACCACCTTCCTGATCAACAACATTCGCAGCAATAGCGACACGCTGAAGGCGATCCGTCTGAACCAGGAAATGCGTGCCACCATGATGCTGATGAGCCGCGAGCTGCGACGCGCCGGCTACTGGGCCAGCACCGCGTCCGCTACCAACCCGTTCCAGACCATGACCACCTCGACCGCCGGCTGCGTGCTGTATAGCTATGACCGCAATGCCACGGCATCGGCAACGGTGCCCAGCGATGTACAGTACGGCTTTTTGCGGGCGAGCGGCGCGGTCTACATGCGCAGCAGTGGTGCAAGCTACAACTGCACTCCGGGGGCAA
The nucleotide sequence above comes from Vogesella indigofera. Encoded proteins:
- a CDS encoding UbiH/UbiF family hydroxylase, translating into MSDKFDVIVVGGGLVGAALALALDKQGKRVALVEGQAERFDVLELGWDARIYAVSPANRAFLQQLGAWPDASRLGVIGSMDVRGDQGGQIAFSAADAGAEALAWIAENRWMLAAIWQRLQQASGVELLSGVRPQLLRHSALAAAIVLDDGRELQAQLIVGADGANSWVRQQSGIAASIKPYGHSGVVANFACERPHGNIARQWFLGDGILAWLPMPGNRISMVWSTSQPEPLLALDGARLAAAVAAAGDHALGELTLLSPAAAFPLRLITPDNVIAERVALVGDAAHTVHPLAGQGVNLGFQDAARLAAVLAGARDCGEWLTLRRYERTRKEAVRTMQLTCDALFQLFHAKQAPGLAWLRNAGLNLTNRLPLIKKQLARHAVGF
- a CDS encoding aminopeptidase P N-terminal domain-containing protein — translated: MHVSFQHRRQRLLAQLGDAIAILPTAPEVIRNADAHYPYRGDSHFLYLTGFSEPEAVLVLDGKAGKALLFCRDKNPDSEIWDGFRYGPAAAAEAFGFDEAYSIGELDQRLPPLLADHAALYWAVGRDTGWDAHIAGYLQQARLQARVGKDAPQQYGDLLALIDEMRLIKDEREIAVLQQAGRISAEAHVRAMQACRPGMMEYQIEAELLHHFVRHGARQPAYESIVAGGANACTLHYAANNARLNDGDLLLIDAGCEFNGYAGDITRTFPVNGRFSGAQRDVYEVVLAAQLAAIAAVQPGARLDAPADAALQVLVQGMLDLKLLAGSVAGVIESGDYRRFYMHGIGHFIGLDVHDVGARRPGGQWRSFQSGMCTTIEPGLYIRPDDRVPVAFHNIGIRIEDNVLVTDDGHQVYSDDVPKRIDDIEALMKQH
- a CDS encoding PilW family protein, whose amino-acid sequence is MLKPTRQRGFTLIELMVALVIGLVLMLGLTTFLINNIRSNSDTLKAIRLNQEMRATMMLMSRELRRAGYWASTASATNPFQTMTTSTAGCVLYSYDRNATASATVPSDVQYGFLRASGAVYMRSSGASYNCTPGANNVWEAVTDDNVTNISALSFVPSSASGTIAITLVGELKNASEVKQTLTETVKLENGPLTFN
- a CDS encoding GspH/FimT family pseudopilin, yielding MKHPASTAAGVGRGFTLIELVVVLAITGILMVMAVPVLNEQIDKRRLVAVADAIYGDMQYARSEAIRNNQNVQISFSSGASWCYGMILGATACDCSVVASSSTGYCALKRVDYLDFQKVSIPASAGISFSGNKTGFDPVRGVALGTGHVIMESALGKQAQVNLALLGRISVCAPASVGLTGTYPAC
- a CDS encoding type IV pilin protein, coding for MTISKGFTLIELLLVVAVVGILAAIAMPAYSGYIQKSRRTDATVAIRAVQFAQEKYRGNNTSYGTLAQIGMPATTESGYYTIAVSSATATGYVVTATAVSGKSQATDSDCTAIQLQQAAGSITTTPSACWSK
- a CDS encoding DsbC family protein; this encodes MILPMRRLALATLMMPLLACSASAETPDQVRAAFKSKFPQHEVSSVQPAPVAGLFEVVVKMKQQQQGRAQYSVVYTDASVEHLITGDLIDTKTRTSVTEERLAELNKVTVEWAKLPLDKAIKEVRGKGERKLVVFSDPDCPFCKKLERESLSQLDNVTVYTFLYPLAQLHPDAPRKSRQIWCSSDRAASWLSFMRQSKALSGSDKCATPLAEIAALGERLGISGTPALVFPNGELVAGAIPLAEIERHLAAK
- a CDS encoding FAD-dependent oxidoreductase; translation: MQGVPEHSEIVIVGGGPVGALAALRLAQAGRDVTLIEARAKDAPLRDARALALSWYSRQQLAAAGAWPDELPATVIDSVHVSQQGGFGRTVLTQQDLGLPHLGAVVDYPALTAALATALEQAGVRVLWQARVSKVASLARYASVSLTLHEQQHLLTCRLLVLAEGGALAESLPGIQRHVHDYQQSAVLAMVNASQPHRNMAYERFSAQGPFALLPHGEQMMLVWTRSHDEAARLHAADGSVLLAELQQAFGERLGKFVSVGERAVFPLALRQLNSVHSGRVVMIGNAAQTMHPVAAQGFNLGLRDAVGLVAALEGAADPGDAALLRRYGAARRVDSHAVVGFTHGLVRLFDGQGIAVKALRGLGMSAIDAVPPLRKAFAGHLVFGVGV
- a CDS encoding class I SAM-dependent methyltransferase, coding for MATDPRISQRTLAHYQRNADDFWQGTRDHDVSQNIASLLRHLPPAPQTILDFGCGPGRDLKTFHDLGHRAIGLDGAARFVAMAREYSGCEVWQQDFLQLQLPAAHFDGVFANAALFHIPSAELPRVLAQLFATLKPGGVLFCSNPRGNGEEGWQGERYGCWHSWPQWQALLQAAGFAPLEHYYRPPGLPREQQPWLASVWRRP